In the genome of Raphanus sativus cultivar WK10039 chromosome 4, ASM80110v3, whole genome shotgun sequence, one region contains:
- the LOC108855442 gene encoding heat stress transcription factor A-4a, whose product MDRDSNDGRIPLSSLSCYKEMCRLADKDCHFSTIRRPPLLFRDVYEMVNDPSTDSVVSWGDSGKSFIVWKESEFLGDVLPRCLSYDYKDMTSFTTKFHALGYNKVEESVHWEYTANYLVRGQPPSPKDPSPCTSADLLTMVTPEYAKIYEWSFAYIKDRKQ is encoded by the coding sequence ATGGATCGTGACAGCAATGATGGACGTATTCCCTTAAGCAGCCTTTCCTGCTACAAAGAAATGTGTAGGCTTGCTGATAAGGATTGTCACTTTTCCACAATTCGACGCCCTCCCCTTTTGTTCAGAGACGTGTACGAGATGGTGAATGATCCTTCAACTGATTCAGTTGTCTCCTGGGGTGATAGCGGCAAGAGCTTCATCGTCTGGAAGGAATCTGAGTTCCTCGGAGATGTTCTTCCTAGGTGCTTATcctatgattacaaagatatgACATCTTTCACCACCAAGTTTCATGCCCTCGGCTATAATAAAGTTGAAGAATCTGTGCATTGGGAATACACAGCCAATTATTTGGTGAGAGGACAGCCTCCCTCCCCTAAGGATCCATCCCCATGTACTTCTGCTGATCTTTTGACGATGGTTACTCCAGAATATGCCAAAATCTACGAGTGGTCCTTTGCTTACATTAAGGATCGCAAACAATAA